The following coding sequences lie in one Desulfonatronum sp. SC1 genomic window:
- a CDS encoding epoxyqueuosine reductase QueH, with protein sequence MSGVTNRVTLLHVCCGPCALVPVQTLREQEEEVVGLFTNPNIHGVEEYFKRREAVLQAAQNLDFPVICLDAEYDPRLFFQVVHGREDHRCPACYRLRLERAFAYAKEHGFSSVSTTLLYSIYQDRNAIVAIGRELADQTGIRFLDRDFRSGWQAGIDLSREWGLYRQSYCGCLYSELERRRKKLNRLADSSSPA encoded by the coding sequence ATGTCCGGGGTAACGAACCGCGTCACCCTGCTCCACGTCTGCTGCGGACCGTGCGCCTTGGTGCCGGTGCAAACGTTGCGAGAGCAGGAGGAGGAGGTCGTGGGGCTGTTCACCAACCCGAATATCCACGGCGTGGAGGAGTATTTCAAGCGACGGGAGGCGGTGCTTCAGGCCGCCCAGAATCTGGACTTCCCGGTGATCTGCCTGGATGCGGAGTACGACCCGCGCCTTTTTTTCCAGGTCGTGCATGGCCGGGAGGACCACCGCTGCCCCGCCTGCTACCGGCTGCGCCTGGAGCGGGCCTTCGCTTACGCCAAGGAACACGGTTTCTCCTCCGTAAGCACCACCCTGCTCTACAGCATTTACCAGGATCGGAATGCCATCGTGGCCATAGGCAGAGAGCTGGCGGACCAGACAGGAATCCGCTTCCTGGACCGGGACTTCCGTTCCGGCTGGCAAGCGGGAATCGACCTGTCCCGAGAATGGGGGCTGTACCGTCAGAGCTACTGCGGCTGCCTGTACAGCGAACTGGAGCGCCGCCGCAAAAAGCTGAACCGGCTGGCGGACAGCTCCAGTCCGGCATGA
- a CDS encoding Rne/Rng family ribonuclease — protein MAPTKKRKKMFISVLPGEQVELILAEDAKITDYFIEMLHQAKTKGNIYKGTVNNIDTALQAAFINYGEARNGFLQIDEVHPEYYLKEHNPDSGRKYPPLQKVLKNGQELLVQVVKEPTVNKGAFLTTYLSLAGRFLVLTPGQDQLGVSRKIEDDEERTRLKEILREQDLGEGIGLIARTNSMGQSKTNLLKDLQYLKRLWKDVRKKGMTEQAPVLIYQEKELAFRAVRDYLTSEVGEIWIDHPETMELVMEFVTLTFPRRQNMVKLHADTDRTLWERFNLEKQLQQIFGREVLLPSGGRLVFDQTEALMAVDVNSGKISGSNFNEMVFKTNMEAAQEIGQQLRMRDVGGQIVIDFIEMRDPKHRREVEKELKSSLKADRARVDVGRLSKFGLLEMVRQRLGSSALSISSEPCPHCQGWGLQRNIEWRALQVLKDIYRKLRSKNCPMPLEYRTEAELALYLLNHKRIMLKDLEDRFQNSILVLTEKCPG, from the coding sequence ATGGCTCCAACAAAAAAACGCAAGAAAATGTTCATCAGCGTATTGCCTGGTGAGCAGGTCGAGTTGATTCTGGCCGAGGACGCCAAAATAACCGACTATTTCATTGAAATGCTGCACCAGGCCAAAACCAAGGGCAACATTTACAAAGGCACCGTGAACAACATCGATACAGCCCTGCAAGCGGCGTTCATCAATTACGGCGAGGCTCGCAACGGTTTTCTGCAAATCGACGAGGTCCACCCCGAATACTACCTCAAGGAACACAACCCGGACAGCGGCCGCAAGTACCCCCCCCTGCAAAAGGTGCTCAAAAACGGCCAGGAACTGCTGGTCCAGGTGGTCAAGGAACCCACGGTGAACAAAGGCGCCTTCTTGACCACCTACCTCTCCCTGGCCGGTCGCTTCCTGGTGCTCACTCCGGGACAGGACCAACTCGGGGTTTCCCGCAAGATCGAGGACGACGAGGAACGCACCCGGCTCAAGGAAATCCTCCGGGAACAGGATCTGGGCGAGGGCATCGGCCTGATCGCCCGAACCAACAGCATGGGGCAGAGCAAGACCAACCTGCTCAAGGACCTTCAGTACCTGAAACGGCTCTGGAAGGACGTGCGCAAGAAGGGCATGACCGAACAGGCCCCGGTACTGATCTACCAGGAAAAGGAACTGGCTTTCCGGGCCGTGCGGGACTACCTGACCTCGGAGGTGGGCGAAATCTGGATCGACCACCCGGAAACCATGGAGCTGGTCATGGAATTCGTGACCCTGACCTTTCCCCGCCGGCAGAACATGGTCAAGCTGCACGCGGACACGGACCGCACCCTCTGGGAGCGCTTCAACCTGGAAAAACAGTTGCAGCAAATCTTCGGCCGCGAGGTACTGCTGCCCAGTGGCGGACGGCTGGTCTTCGACCAAACTGAAGCCCTGATGGCCGTGGACGTCAACTCCGGAAAGATCAGCGGCAGCAATTTCAACGAAATGGTCTTCAAGACCAACATGGAAGCGGCTCAGGAGATCGGCCAGCAACTGAGAATGCGCGACGTGGGCGGGCAGATCGTGATCGATTTCATCGAAATGCGCGACCCCAAGCACCGCCGGGAAGTGGAAAAGGAACTCAAGTCCTCACTCAAGGCAGACCGGGCCCGGGTGGACGTGGGCCGGCTCTCCAAGTTTGGCCTGCTGGAAATGGTCCGCCAGCGCCTGGGCTCCTCGGCCCTGTCCATCAGCTCCGAGCCCTGCCCGCACTGCCAGGGTTGGGGACTGCAACGCAACATCGAGTGGCGCGCCCTCCAGGTCTTGAAGGACATCTACCGCAAACTGCGCTCCAAAAACTGCCCCATGCCACTGGAGTACCGCACCGAGGCCGAATTGGCCTTGTACCTGCTGAACCACAAACGGATCATGCTCAAGGACTTGGAGGACCGCTTCCAAAATTCGATTCTCGTGCTTACCGAGAAATGTCCGGGGTAA
- a CDS encoding radical SAM protein, whose protein sequence is MQFKTLYGPVRSGRLGLSLGVDLLGKRICSLDCVYCEVGPTRVHTLERRVYMPARTILEELHSWKRQGLPKPEVITLGGLGEPCLNTELEEIIVGSRAIFPDIPVAVLTNSTLLHDPSVRRELATTQMVLPSLDTLVPEEFVRINTPCSGVSLENITSGLLELRSRYSGRIFLEILLARGINDTPKNLTLLRDFLPKLGPDRVDVVTMTRPGASPLAEAVDQRTLTAWRVELQGTTDPKQDIEQPAAIQAQDQIQGVAQDLTTDAQRELVLNSLRRRPQTIDQVREALGLGTEQTRAVFADLTAQGAIQHAQELGEDFFQAAP, encoded by the coding sequence ATGCAATTCAAAACCCTTTACGGTCCGGTTCGATCCGGACGCCTCGGACTTTCCCTGGGAGTGGACCTCTTGGGCAAGCGCATCTGCTCCCTGGACTGCGTCTATTGCGAGGTGGGCCCGACCCGCGTCCATACTCTGGAACGTCGGGTATACATGCCCGCCCGGACCATTTTGGAAGAACTTCACTCTTGGAAACGTCAGGGCTTACCCAAGCCCGAGGTCATCACCCTGGGCGGCTTGGGCGAACCTTGCCTGAACACGGAGTTGGAAGAAATCATCGTCGGCAGCAGGGCCATCTTTCCTGATATCCCCGTGGCCGTGCTGACCAACTCCACTTTGCTTCACGACCCGTCCGTCCGGCGGGAGTTGGCCACGACCCAGATGGTCCTGCCCTCCCTGGACACCCTTGTTCCCGAGGAGTTCGTCAGGATAAACACGCCCTGTTCCGGCGTCAGCCTGGAAAACATCACCTCCGGCCTGCTGGAACTGCGCAGCCGATACTCCGGAAGAATCTTCCTGGAAATCCTGTTGGCTCGCGGCATCAACGACACTCCGAAGAACTTGACTCTGCTTCGGGACTTCCTGCCCAAGCTCGGACCGGACCGGGTAGACGTGGTCACCATGACCAGACCGGGAGCTTCCCCCCTGGCCGAGGCGGTGGATCAACGAACATTGACCGCATGGCGTGTCGAGTTGCAAGGAACGACCGATCCAAAACAGGACATCGAGCAGCCCGCCGCAATTCAGGCCCAGGACCAGATACAGGGTGTGGCCCAGGACTTGACAACTGATGCCCAACGCGAGTTGGTGCTGAACTCCCTGCGTCGCCGTCCGCAAACCATCGACCAAGTCCGCGAGGCCCTGGGACTGGGCACGGAGCAAACCCGCGCCGTGTTCGCCGACCTGACTGCCCAGGGCGCGATCCAACACGCCCAGGAACTCGGCGAGGATTTTTTTCAGGCCGCTCCCTGA